AACGGATAACCAACAAGTGATATCCTCACTAGAGATAACCTTGGAAAAAATTAACAGCAAGCTAGAAAGCCACCAAGTGCTCGATAGATTGGTCGTTGTGCAAGAAGAATGGACCATCGAGAATGATCTATTGACCCCCACTTTGAAAATAAAACGTCATGTTTTAGAGAAAAAGTACCATGAAGTGATCAATGCACCTTACAAAGACAAGGTGGTTTGGTTATCATAAGCGCCTAAAAAACGATGTTTGCGGTTTTTTGAAAAGATTTTATAAAGGTTTGAACTTTTATTTAGTGTATGAATCTCAACTTCGTTATAAAATTCCCGCAATTTGTTATTGCGCTTGTTAATTAAAGGATAGTGTTTTAATGCGAAGTAAAGTGAGTTTTGCCCTGATGGGTATAGTGTTGGCCACAGGGTTAACCGCCTGCAGTAGCTCAGACGATGGTAACCAAGAGTTCTCGTCTGCCTATATTCAGTTTTATAACGGTTCAGCCAACAGCGCATTAACCACCATGCGCGGCACTGAAAAATCTACAATCAGAGGCTCATCTTCATATGGTGACTCTACCAGTTTGATTGGTGTTGATGGCGGATTCACGGAAATAGAGTTTTTCAGAACCGATTCTGACGATCAGGAAGTCATTCTTGAGACCCGTGACGTTGATATTCCAAATGGTCAAAAAACCTTAGTAGTAATGACTGGTGACTTCGCCAGCCCAACGTTTAATGAGTATCGTTTTACTCGTGAAGAGCTAAGTGATCACTTCCGTTTGTTTGCAATGTCTGTAGTCGCGGATCAAAGCAGCTACGATTTGTACATGAGTGAATCTGGTGCACCTTTCGAACAGGCTAACTTGTTAGCTACGGTAAATTACGAAGGCTTCGAAGAAATGGAATATTGGGCGCCTGATGAAGTTGATGATTTCAATGAAGGTAGCTATACCATTTATCTTACTGAACCGGGTTCTACCGATGTGATATTTGAAAGTAACACCATTACATTTCAATTCGCCACAGAATATGTGCTGATTATCCGTGGTAGTAGCGGTGCGCTGCAAAGCGGTGTTGAAGTTGACTTGGTGCTAAATTCATCAACGGTATCTAACTATGATGATGTTGATGCCAGTGCTCAATACAGAATTTACAACAGTCTAGACAACGACGGGATTACGGTTAGCTTGAACGGTAATGGCGATACTAATCCTAGCGTTGATTTAGCGGCTAATAGTAAAACTGACTTCACCGAAGTACAATTTGGTGATTATCGTTTGACGGCCACATCTAACAGTGACGCTACGCTTAACTTTAACAATAGACTAGTTACCCTTAGCCAGGGGGCAAGCAAAGCGATACTGATTTACCAAAATGAAAATGACGCACTAACATCGTTATCATTTAATGAAAGTACGCAGCCTCAGGTTTATGACAAGCAAGTAGTTGCAGCTAATTTAGTATCTGATTTTACCGATGTGGATTTGTATTTCGTACGTAAGGACGAAACCATAGAATCTGCTCAGTATCTTATTTCAAGTATCGATTTCGGCGAAAGCAAAACCGTTACCCTGCCAAGTGACTTTTATGAATTGGTGGCTGTATTTGATGATAATGAAGATACTCAGGTATTGCTTGACCGGACCGTGTTGCTTGGTTTGAACGAAGAAATAAACTATATTATTACTATTGAAGAATCTCTGGATTCACCAACTGGTTACAAAATATCGCTGCTTAAATAGTTCAGCGAATATTAGTAGTATAATAATCGGCTCACCATGAGCCGATTTTTTTTGATTATTTTTTGAATAGGCATTTTTTTAGCTAATAAATCTCATTTGAGCGTGAAAAACACTGAATGAATCATTTATTTATTTTTTTCTTTTTCGTATTTTTAGCCTAAATAGCTTATTTATTTACCAATAACCCTTTATAAGTCAGACTCTTCCCCCATATTGTCAGGGTGAAAGCAGTTTTTCTCTGAATGTAAGTTTTTTTAATATTCCCCTACCTTCTGTGATTCTTTTCTGTTATCATTTCGCGCCCTTTTTATAGGGGGTATGTATAAAAAGGCAGCAAGTTTCTGGAATTTAAAAGCCAAACGAAATTGCCTTTTTGCAGCTTAAACGGCCCACAAGGGTCTTAAATTTTAACAGCGGAGCACTAACATGATCCAAATGCAAACTAACCTGGATGTTGCCGACAACTCCGGCGCTCGCAGGGTTCAGTGTATTAAGGTTCTTGGTGGCTCGCATCGCCGTTATGCACATATCGGTGACATCATCAAAGTTACTGTCAAGGAAGCAATTCCTCGTGGCAAAGTAAAAAAAGGTGACGTACTGAATGCAGTGGTGGTGCGTACTAGGAAAGGCGTTCGTCGTGCAGATGGTTCTACCATCCGTTTTGATAATAACGCAGCTGTTTTGCTTAATGCAAACAAGCAACCTATTGGTACGCGTATCTTTGGCCCGGTCACGCGTGAACTTCGTGGAGATAGCTTCATGAAGATCATTTCTTTGGCCCCAGAGGTACTATAAGGAGTCACGATAATGGCTAGAAAAATTCGTCGTGATGATGAAGTAGTCGTATTAGCTGGTAAAGACAAAGGTAAACAAGGCAAAGTCCTGAAAGTACTAGTGTCAGATGAAAAGCTAATAATTGAAGGTGTGAATTTGGTGAAGAAACACCAAAAGCCTAATCCTCAACTTAATGTCCCTGGTGGCATTATTGAGAAGGAAGCAGCAATTCACGTATCTAATGTAGCGGTTGTTAACCCGGCGACGGGTAAAGCAGATCGCATTGGTTTCCGTGTTGAAGATGAAAAGAAAGTTCGTTTCTTTAAATCTAACGGCGAACTTGTTTAATTAATTGGAGTGTACGATGGCGAAACTGCATGATTTCTATAAAGAAACAGTAGTGGGCGAACTTGCGAAGCAGTTCGACTACAAAAGCGTCATGCAAGTCCCTCGGATCGAAAAAATCACCTTAAACATGGGTTTAGGTGAAGCGGTAGCGGACAAGAAAGTTTTGGAAAACGCGCAGGCTGATATGGCTGCGATTGCTGGACAAAAACCTATTGTTACTGTTGCTCGTAAATCCGTCGCGGGTTTTAAAATCCGTGAAGGTTATCCGATTGGCTGTAAGGTAACCCTACGTGGCGAACGTATGTGGGAATTTTTAGAGCGTTTGATTTCAATCGCAATTCCTCGTATCCGTGACTTCCGTGGTTTGAATGGTAAATCATTCGATGGCCGTGGTAACTATAGCATGGGTGTACGTGAACAAATTATCTTCCCTGAGATCGACTTTGATAAAGTTGATAAAATTCGCGGTATGGATATTACTATCACTACCAGCGCTAACTCAGATGAGGAAGCTCGCGCGCTGTTAACAGCGTTCAACTTCCCGTTTAGAAAATAAGGTGTAGGGTTATGGCAAAAGAATCAATGAAAGCGCGCGAAGTAAAACGCGCCAAGCTTGTAGCAAAGTACGCAACTAAGCGTGCCGAGCTTAAAGCTATTATCAGCGATGTTAACGTTTCTGAAGAAGAACGTTGGGATGCTGTTCTAAAGCTACAACAACTTCCACGTGACTCTAGTTTATCACGCAAACAAAATCGTTGCCGTGTAACTGGTCGTCCACATGGTTTCCTACGCAAATTTGGCCTAAGCCGTATCAAGTTGCGTGAAGCAGCTATGCGCGGTGAAGTGCCTGGCCTTAAAAAAGCCAGCTGGTAAGGAGTAGCCTAATATGAGCATGCAAGATCCTATCGCGGATATGTTTACCCGCATTCGTAACGGCCAAATGGCTAGCAAAGTTAGTGTAACTATGCCTTCTTCAAAGCTTCGCGTTTCAATCGCTAAAGTTTTGAAAGAAGAAGGTTACATTGGCGATTTTGCTGTCACTGGTGACGTTAAGCCTGTAATCGAAGTTGCGCTTAAGTACTTCGAAGGCAAAAAAGTAATTGAGAGCATTGAACGAGTCAGCCGTCCTGGTTTGCGCATCTATAAGAAAAAAGATGAGCTTCCTAAAGTGATGGGTGGTTTGGGCATAGCTATCGTGTCTACCTCAAAAGGTGTGATGACTGACCGTGCAGCTCGTAAAGCTGGCATGGGCGGTGAGATCATCGGTTATGTAGCGTAACAAGGGGAATATTATGTCACGTGTAGCAAAAGCTCCTGTCGAAATCCTATCTGGCGTAGAAATTTCTATCGCTGGTCAGGAAGTCACAGTTAAAGGTAAAAATGGTTCACTTAGCCGTGTATTCAATGATGCAGTTGAAGTAGTACAAGAAGACAACCAACTTAAAGCCGTACCTCGTGAAGGTGTAGCTAACGGTTGGGCGCAAGCTGGTACTGCTCGCTCACTATTGAGTTCAATGGTTAAGGGTGTAACTGAAGGGTTCGAAAGAAAACTACAGCTTCTAGGTGTTGGTTACCGTGCGCAAGCACAAGGTAGCAAACTTAACCTGACGCTAGGTTTCTCTCACCCTGTTGTATATGAAATGCCTGCTGGTATTTCTGTTGAGACTCCTACCCAAACTGAAATCGTCGTTAAAGGCGCCGATAAGCAGCAGGTAGGTCAGGTTGCAGCTAACATCCGTGGATATCGTCCGCCAGAGCCTTATAAAGGTAAAGGTGTTCGTTACTCTGATGAAGTTGTGCGTCGTAAAGAAGCTAAGAAAAAGTAGGTAGGTGATACGATGGATAAGAAATCAGCTCGCTTGCGCCGCGCTACCCGCGCCCGCAAAAAAATTAGTGAACTGGCCGCGCATCGCTTGGTTATTAACCGCACACCACGTCACATTTACGCGCAATTAATCGCGCCAAATGGGTCTGAAGTGTTAGCGGCGGCTTCTACTGTTGAAGCAGATCTTCGCAAATCCCTTAAAGCTACGGGAAATGCTGAAGCTGCAGCGGCAGTTGGAAAAGCGATTGCAGAACGAGCTATCGAAAAAGGCATCAATACGATTGCATTCGATCGCAGCGGTTTCAAATATCACGGTCGAGTTAAAGCATTAGCTGACGCTGCTCGTGAAGCAGGCCTTCAGTTCTAGGAGTTAGTTATGGCTAAAGTAGAAGTTCAACAACAGGGTGACCTGTTAGAAAAGCTAATCGCTGTAAACCGTGTATCAAAAGTAGTTAAAGGTGGTCGTATCTTTAGCTTTACTGCTTTGACAGTAGTTGGTGACGGAAATGGTCGTGTAGGTTTTGGTTATGGTAAGGCACGTGAAGTTCCTGCCGCTATCCAAAAGGCTATGGAAAAAGCACGTCGCAATCTTGTGACTGTTGATCTTAATGGCAACACGCTACAGCATCCAATTAAAGGACGTCACTCAGGCTCCAAGGTTTACATGCAACCAGCATCAGAAGGTACTGGTATTATTGCCGGTGGTGCAATGCGTGCAGTTCTTGAAGTTGCGGGTGTACAAAACGTACTTTCAAAATGCTACGGCTCAACAAACCCAATCAACGTTGTTCGTGCAACAATTAATGCTCTGGTAGAGATGAACTCTCCAGAAAGTATTGCTGCAAAACGTGGATTGCCTGTTGATAAGATTTTGGGGTAATTGAACATGGCTAAGATGATTAAAGTAAAGCAAACAAAAAGCTCTATTGGTCGTCTACCTAAGCACAGAGCTACATTGACTGGTTTAGGTTTACGTCGCATCGGGCATGTTCGTGAGTTGGAAGACACCCCGTCAGTTCGTGGCATGATCAACCGTGTATTTTACATGGTCGAAATAGTGGAGGAGTAACAGATGCGTTTAAATACTCTTGCTCCTGCACCTGGAGCTAAAAATTCGGGTAAGCGCGTAGGTCGCGGTATTGGTTCTGGTCTTGGTAAAACTGCTGGCCGTGGCCACAAAGGTCAAAAGAGTCGCTCAGGCGGTTCTGTTAAGCCTGGTTTTGAAGGCGGACAAATGCCGATCCAACGCCGTCTACCTAAGTTCGGTTTTACGTCTCGTGTTTCTTTGGTTACTGACCAAGTTACATTAGCAGAAATCGCTAAAGTAGAAGGTGATGTAGTTTCACTTGAAACTTTGAAAGCAGCAGGTCTTGTCAAAAAAGAAATGTTGAATATCAAAGTAATGAAAAGTGGTGAAATTACACGTGCAGTTACTGTAAAAGGTTTAAAGGTAACTAAAGGCGCACTTGAAGCAATTCAAGCCGCTGGCGGTAAAGTAGAGGAATAAGCTAGATGGCAAAACCAGGACAGGATTCAAGCGCTAAAGGCGGCTTGAGCGAGCTTAAATCAAGATTGTTATTTGTACTAGGTGCGATCATTGTATTTAGACTCGGTTCATACGTACCTATTCCTGGTATTGATGCCAATGTGCTTGCTCAGTTATTTGAGCAGCAAAAGGGTACCATCGTGGAAATGTTTAACATGTTTTCAGGTGGTGCGCTTGAGCGCGCATCGGTTCTTGCCCTAGGTATTATGCCATATATTTCAGCGTCGATTATTATGCAGTTGCTCACAGTTGTGCATCCGCCAATGATTGAACTGAAAAAAGAAGGCGAAGCGGGACGTCGCAAAATTAGCCAATACACACGTTATTTCACGTTGGTATTAGCCACTTTCCAAGCAATTGGAATCGCGACTAACTTGCCAAACTTGATTTCAGGTTTGGTCATAGCACCTGGCTTCGGTTTTTACTTTACCGCGGTAGTCAGTTTGGTCACCGGTACCATGTTTTTAATGTGGTTGGGTGAGCAGATTACCGAAAGAGGTATCGGTAACGGTATCTCCATTTTGATCTTCACTGGTATTGTTGCCGGTTTGCCTACTGCGATAGGTCAGACTGCGGAACAGGCTCGTCAAGGTGATTTAAATGTACTGTTGTTGCTACTGATTGGTGTTATCATTGTTGCTATTACATACTTTGTTGTGTTTGTGGAACGTGGTCAGCGTCGAATCGTAGTTAACTACGCGAAGAAACAGCAAGGCCGTAAGGTTTTTGCAGCTCAAAGTACACATTTACCTTTAAAGGTAAATATGGCAGGTGTTATACCGCCAATCTTTGCTTCAAGTATTATTTTGTTCCCTGGAACCATCGCAAGTTGGTTTGGTCAAAATGAGTCATTCTCCTGGTTACAGGATGTGGCTTTGATGTTGTCCCCAGGACAGCCTTTGTATGTGATGTTATACGCCGCGGCGATTATATTCTTCTGTTTCTTCTATACTGCGTTGGTTTTTAACCCGCGTGAGACGGCTGATAACTTGAAGAAGTCTGGTGCTTTTGTACCTGGTATTCGTCCTGGTGAGCAAACCTCTCGCTACATTGATAAAGTAATGACACGCCTTACTTTGGCAGGCGCACTTTACATAACCTTTATTTGTTTGGTGCCCGAGTTCATGTTGATCGCCTGGAACGTTCAGTTCTATTTTGGCGGTACATCGCTACTTATTATTGTAGTGGTTATCATGGATTTTATGGCACAGGTGCAGACTCATTTGATGTCACATCAATATGAATCTGTTCTTAAGAAAGCGAATCTTAAAGGCTACGGCCGCTAAGATAAGCGTTACGGAGTGGTGATATGAAAGTTCGTGCATCCGTTAAAAAGATTTGCCGTAACTGCAAAGTCGTAAGACGCAATGGCGTAGTACGTATCATTTGTAGTTCTGACCCTAAGCATAAGCAAAGGCAAGGCTAATCAAAGTGGTTTTTGGGTGAATTCGGTCATACTACCGGTTCACTCAAGCTTAATTTGCAATTTGGTCATCGGGTAAGTATCCTATCGGGCTTTTTAGGCTGATGACAATAATTTAAGAGGAGTGCTGTTAATGGCCCGTATCGCTGGCATTAACATCCCTGAACACAAGCACACTGTGATTGCGATCCAATCAATCTACGGTGTAGGCGCTACACGTGCGAAAAGCATTTGTGAAGCTGCTGGTGTTGCAGAGTCAACCAAGATTAAAGATCTTGATGAAACAACGATTGATAAGCTTCGTGACGAAGTCGCGAAATTCATGGTAGAGGGTGACCTTCGCCGTGAAGTATCAATGAACATCAAACGTTTGATGGACCTAGGTTGCTTCCGTGGTATACGCCACCGTCGTAGCTTACCTCTACGTGGTCAGCGCACTAAAACAAATGCGCGTACCCGTAAAGGTCCTCGTAAGCCAATTAAAAAGTAAGCGAGGTTAGTTATGGCTAAAGCACCTACTAAGAGCACGCGTAAGCGCGCAAAACGTCAAGTTGCAGACGGTATGGCTCATATCCATGCGTCTTTCAACAACACAATAGTGACTATCACTGACCGTCAAGGCAACGCCTTGGCTTGGGCAACGTCTGGTGGTTCTGGTTTCCGTGGTTCACGTAAATCAACCCCATTTGCTGCACAGGTTGCTGCTGAGCGCGCAGGTGTTGCTGCTCAGGATTACGGTTTGAAAAACCTTGAAGTTTTCGTTAAAGGTCCAGGTCCAGGTCGTGAATCTGCGATCCGTGCCTTGAACGCAACGGGTTATAAAATCACTAATATTACCGATGTGACGCCTATTCCTCACAACGGTTGTCGTCCACCGAAAAAACGTCGCGTTTAATCGACGGACAGTTGGAGAAAGATCATGGCTAGATATTTGGGTCCTAAACTCAAACTGAGTCGTCGCGAAGGAACAGATTTGTTCCTTAAAAGTGGCGTTCGAGCAATTGAATCGAAATGTAAGATAGATACAGCTCCTGGTCAGCATGGTGCCCGTCGTGGCCGTTTGTCTGACTATGGTGTTCAGCTACGTGAAAAGCAAAAAGTACGTCGTATGTATGGCGTATTGGAAAAGCAGTTCCGTAATTATTATAAAGAAGCAGCGCGTCTTAAAGGCAACACAGGTGAAAACTTGTTACAGCTTTTAGAACAGCGTCTTGACAATGTTGTTTACCGTATGGGTTTTGCTAGTACACGTGCTGAAGCTCGTCAGCTAGTAAGCCATAAAGCTATAATGGTTAACGGTAAGGTTGTTAATATACCTTCTTTTAACGTTTCTGCTGAAGACGTTGTTTCCGTTCGTGAGAAGTCTAAAAAGCAAGCGCGTATCGTTGCTGCTTTAGAATTGGCGGACCAACGTGAGAAACCAACTTGGATTGAAGTAGACAGTAAGAAAATGGAAGGCGTTTTTAAACGTGTTCCAGAAAGAACTGATTTGTCTGCTGAAATTAACGAACAGTTGATCGTCGAACTTTACTCTAAGTAAAGCATAATCAAGAGAGGAAACAATGCCGGGTTCTGTAACTGAATTCCTAAAACCTAGGTTAGTGGAAATAGAAAACTTATCACCAACACGCGCTAAGGTCACACTTGAACCATTAGAGCGTGGTTTTGGTCACACTCTTGGCAATGCGCTACGACGCATTCTTTTGTCATCCATGCCTGGTTGCGCGGTGACTGAAGTTGAAATCGATGGTGTATTACATGAGTACAGCACCAAAGAAGGTGTACAAGAAGATGTCATCGAGATTTTGCTTAATCTGAAAGGATTGGCGGTAATTCTTGAAGGCAAAACCGAAGCTACCCTTACTTTAGTTAAGTCTGGTGCGGGCCCTGTTACTGCTGGTGATATTCAGCATGATGGTGATGTAGAAATAGTTAATCCTGAACACTTAATCTGTACGCTAACCGGTGAAGCCGAAATTAGCATGCGTGTGAAAGTGGAAATGGGTCGTGGCTATGTTCCTGCATCAACACGCCGTTCCTCTGAAGAAGATGATCGACCTATTGGTCGTTTGTTAGTGGATGCTTCATATAGTCCGGTTGAACGTATTGCTTACAATGTCGAATCTGCCCGTGTTGAACAACGCACAGATTTAGACAAATTGATTATTGATATGGAAACAAATGGTACTTTGGATCCGGAAGAAGCGATTCGTCGTTCTGCTACTATTCTTGCAGAACAATTAGACGCATTCGTAGAACTCCGTGATATCTCTGAGCCAGTTGAAAAAGAAGAGAAACCGGAATTTGATCCGATTCTTCTTCGTCCAGTTGATGATTTAGAGCTTACGGTACGTTCAGCTAACTGCTTGAAAGCAGAAGCTATCCAGTACATTGGTGACCTGGTGCAACGCACCGAAGTTGAGTTGTTAAAAACACCTAACTTGGGTAAGAAATCTCTTACTGAGATTAAAGACGTGTTGGCATCTCGTGGTCTATCTTTGGGGATGCGCCTTGAAAACTGGCCCCCAGAGAGTATCGCAGAAAAAGATTAATCAGGTCGCAAGATAAACTGATTTGTAAAGAAGGATAGAGCTATGCGCCATCGTAACAGTGGTCGTCAGTTAAATCGCAACAGCAGTCATCGTCAAGCTATGTTCAAAAATATGGCTGGCTCTTTGGTTAAGCACGAAGTTATTAAGACTACGTTGCCTAAGGCTAAAGAATTGCGTCGCGTAATCGAGCCTCTAATCACACTTGCTAAGCAAGACAGTGTTGCTAATCGCCGTTTGGCTATGGCACGCACTGGTGATAAAGAGGTTGTAGGTAAGTTGTTCAATGAACTTGGTCCGCGCTATGAAGCTCGCCCAGGCGGTTATATTCGCATTTTAAAATGTGGTTTCCGTTCTGGTGATAACGCACCTATGGCTTATGTTGAATTAGTAGATCGCCCAGTTACTGAAGAAGTTGAAGAAGCTGAAGAAGTAACAGCGGAGTAATACTGCACCTACTAAAAAGCCGAGCAATAGCTCGGCTTTTTTATATCTTTATTTCTACATTGAACTATTGGCTTGCGATAAAAGCTAGTTGCTCTTCATTCGCACCAGCATTTTTAGCATATATCATTAGGTCTTCTGGACTTACTCCCGCATTCATCGCAGTCACTAATATTCGTCTGACGCTCTCTTGTTCCCTTGCTGATTCAATTAATGCGGTGGTAACAACTTGTTCAGCTTCATCTGGATAGGCTGCTAATAAGGCATCAACAACATACTCTCCGACAAAGGGCACTGTACTGATTGCTGTCTTTATAATCTCTACCATCTCATTCGGATGAGCTTTGGTCAGAGTATGGACAATGTTATCAGCAGAATCTGGTTCTGTTTCTACCGCTATTCTTACGATCTCACCCAACTCGTCTGGGGTAGCGTAGGCAGCAGCTCTAACTATGAAGTCTACATAACTGGGTTCTGCATTTATCGCTGTTTCAACTATGCTTGAACAGCTACTAATACCTTTTTCGATTGCCAAGGTAACTACTTCACCAGTTAATGCTGGCTCAGCAGAAATAGCTGCATGAATAATTTCTTTATAGTTTTCTGGGTAAAGATCCAAAGCTGTACTTACTACAGTAATGGCATCTCGAGGATAATGACTAATAATGCTTTTTATAGCACGGCCAATCGACATCGATTGCTCAACCTGTTTTTGAACAAATGCTGTGGTTAACTGGGAGTCTTGCTCTTTCTCTTCACCATTAACATTTATGGCATAAGCTTGAGCACTTAAAATGGCACAAGTAATTATCGCGACTGGGACTAACTTCATAATTTATGACACCTAATTAGGTCAATACAACAATTCTTAGATATCCTTATCTTAAAAGAGTTCAAACGTAACAGTTATTTAACATATATAACACCCTTTTTACTGGTTGATGGTTAAATAATCAATAACTTTAAAGATATCATTTAATTTCACTTTTTTTCAAAAACTCTCTTGACCTTAAATCAAATTTCTCTACAATGCCGCCCAGCTTTGAGGGACATACAAACCACCTTGGAACACCAAGAGGGGGAATAGAAATTAAAGTTAGATGGCAACTAAATAAATTAAATTATTAAGTTGACACCGAATCCGGAGAGTGTAGAATACGCCTCCCGCTTGAGAGAGACCTTAGGGTCAAGCTTCAGCAAGGAAAAAGATTTATCGGGTGACGTCAAATGCGACGCTTACCTTGAGCAAGAAAGCCAAGTGATAATGTTTACATATTTGCTGGCAAGATTAGCTCAAAACGTTCTTTAACAATTGATAACAAGACAATCTGTGTGGACACTCATTATAAGAGTGTTTACCAAAAAAATTCATATTTCGAAACTTTAATTGAAGAGTTTGATCATGGCTCAGATTGAACGCTGGCGGCAGGCCTAACACATGCAAGTCGAACGGTAGCAGAACTAGCTTGCTAGTTGCTGACGAGTGGCGGACGGGTGAGTAATGCCTGGGAATTTGCCTTTGTGTGGGGGATAACTATTGGAAACGATAGCTAATACCGCATAACGTCTACGGACCAAAGGGGGCTTTTAGCTCTCGCGCAAAGAGAAGCCCAGGTGAGATTAGCTAGTTGGCGGGGTAAGAGCCCACCAAGGCGACGATCTCTAGCTGTTCTGAGAGGAAGATCAGCCACACTGGGACTGAGACACGGCCCAGACTCCTACGGGAGGCAGCAGTGGGGAATATTGCACAATGGGGGAAACCCTGATGCAGCCATGCCGCGTGTGTGAAGAAGGCCTTCGGGTTGTAAAGCACTTTCAGTTGTGAGGAAAGGTTGATGGTTAATACCCATCAGCTGTGACGTTAGCAACAGAAGAAGCACCGGCTAACTCCGTGCCAGCAGCCGCGGTAATACGGAGGGTGCGAGCGTTAATCGGAATTACTGGGCGTAAAGCGCACGCAGGCGGTTGTATAAGCTAGATGTGAAAGCCCCGGGCTCAACCTGGGACGGTCATTTAGAACTGTACGACTAGAGTCTTGGAGAGGGGAGTGGAATTCCAGGTGTAGCGGTGAAATGCGTAGATATCTGGAGGAACATCAGTGGCGAAGGCGACTCCCTGGCCAAAGACTGACGCTCATGTGCGAAAGTGTGGGTAGCGAACAGGATTAGATACCCTGGTAGTCCACACCGTAAACGCTGTCTACTAGCTGTTTGTGGATTTTATCCGTGAGTAGCGAAGCTAACGCGATAAGTAGACCGCCTGGGGAGTACGGCCGCAAGGTTAAAACTCAAATGAATTGACGGGGGCCCGCACAAGCGGTGGAGCATGTGGTTTAATTCGATGCAACGCGAAGAACCTTACCTACTCTTGACATCCAGAAAATTTGGCAGAGATGCCTCAGTGCCTTCGGGAATTCTGAGACAGGTGCTGCATGGCTGTCGTCAGCTCGTGTCGTGAGATGTTGGGTTAAGTCCCGCAACGAGCGCAACCCTTGTCCTTAGTTGCCAGCATTTAGTTGGGCACTCTAAGGAGACTGCCGGTGACAAACCGGAG
Above is a window of Aliiglaciecola sp. LCG003 DNA encoding:
- the rplF gene encoding 50S ribosomal protein L6, whose product is MSRVAKAPVEILSGVEISIAGQEVTVKGKNGSLSRVFNDAVEVVQEDNQLKAVPREGVANGWAQAGTARSLLSSMVKGVTEGFERKLQLLGVGYRAQAQGSKLNLTLGFSHPVVYEMPAGISVETPTQTEIVVKGADKQQVGQVAANIRGYRPPEPYKGKGVRYSDEVVRRKEAKKK
- the rplX gene encoding 50S ribosomal protein L24; this encodes MARKIRRDDEVVVLAGKDKGKQGKVLKVLVSDEKLIIEGVNLVKKHQKPNPQLNVPGGIIEKEAAIHVSNVAVVNPATGKADRIGFRVEDEKKVRFFKSNGELV
- a CDS encoding DUF4397 domain-containing protein, giving the protein MRSKVSFALMGIVLATGLTACSSSDDGNQEFSSAYIQFYNGSANSALTTMRGTEKSTIRGSSSYGDSTSLIGVDGGFTEIEFFRTDSDDQEVILETRDVDIPNGQKTLVVMTGDFASPTFNEYRFTREELSDHFRLFAMSVVADQSSYDLYMSESGAPFEQANLLATVNYEGFEEMEYWAPDEVDDFNEGSYTIYLTEPGSTDVIFESNTITFQFATEYVLIIRGSSGALQSGVEVDLVLNSSTVSNYDDVDASAQYRIYNSLDNDGITVSLNGNGDTNPSVDLAANSKTDFTEVQFGDYRLTATSNSDATLNFNNRLVTLSQGASKAILIYQNENDALTSLSFNESTQPQVYDKQVVAANLVSDFTDVDLYFVRKDETIESAQYLISSIDFGESKTVTLPSDFYELVAVFDDNEDTQVLLDRTVLLGLNEEINYIITIEESLDSPTGYKISLLK
- the rpsE gene encoding 30S ribosomal protein S5, which encodes MAKVEVQQQGDLLEKLIAVNRVSKVVKGGRIFSFTALTVVGDGNGRVGFGYGKAREVPAAIQKAMEKARRNLVTVDLNGNTLQHPIKGRHSGSKVYMQPASEGTGIIAGGAMRAVLEVAGVQNVLSKCYGSTNPINVVRATINALVEMNSPESIAAKRGLPVDKILG
- the rplN gene encoding 50S ribosomal protein L14; the protein is MIQMQTNLDVADNSGARRVQCIKVLGGSHRRYAHIGDIIKVTVKEAIPRGKVKKGDVLNAVVVRTRKGVRRADGSTIRFDNNAAVLLNANKQPIGTRIFGPVTRELRGDSFMKIISLAPEVL
- the rpmD gene encoding 50S ribosomal protein L30; amino-acid sequence: MAKMIKVKQTKSSIGRLPKHRATLTGLGLRRIGHVRELEDTPSVRGMINRVFYMVEIVEE
- the rpsN gene encoding 30S ribosomal protein S14 codes for the protein MAKESMKAREVKRAKLVAKYATKRAELKAIISDVNVSEEERWDAVLKLQQLPRDSSLSRKQNRCRVTGRPHGFLRKFGLSRIKLREAAMRGEVPGLKKASW
- the rplO gene encoding 50S ribosomal protein L15; translation: MRLNTLAPAPGAKNSGKRVGRGIGSGLGKTAGRGHKGQKSRSGGSVKPGFEGGQMPIQRRLPKFGFTSRVSLVTDQVTLAEIAKVEGDVVSLETLKAAGLVKKEMLNIKVMKSGEITRAVTVKGLKVTKGALEAIQAAGGKVEE
- the rplR gene encoding 50S ribosomal protein L18, which produces MDKKSARLRRATRARKKISELAAHRLVINRTPRHIYAQLIAPNGSEVLAAASTVEADLRKSLKATGNAEAAAAVGKAIAERAIEKGINTIAFDRSGFKYHGRVKALADAAREAGLQF
- the rpsH gene encoding 30S ribosomal protein S8, whose translation is MSMQDPIADMFTRIRNGQMASKVSVTMPSSKLRVSIAKVLKEEGYIGDFAVTGDVKPVIEVALKYFEGKKVIESIERVSRPGLRIYKKKDELPKVMGGLGIAIVSTSKGVMTDRAARKAGMGGEIIGYVA
- the rplE gene encoding 50S ribosomal protein L5; amino-acid sequence: MAKLHDFYKETVVGELAKQFDYKSVMQVPRIEKITLNMGLGEAVADKKVLENAQADMAAIAGQKPIVTVARKSVAGFKIREGYPIGCKVTLRGERMWEFLERLISIAIPRIRDFRGLNGKSFDGRGNYSMGVREQIIFPEIDFDKVDKIRGMDITITTSANSDEEARALLTAFNFPFRK